The following are encoded together in the Triticum dicoccoides isolate Atlit2015 ecotype Zavitan chromosome 6B, WEW_v2.0, whole genome shotgun sequence genome:
- the LOC119321016 gene encoding MEIOTIC F-BOX protein MOF-like, producing the protein MDSVKRRRVDAVDRLGDLPDCLLHCIISLLGSRQARQTSVLSRRWRHLWREVRCAVIDEREFADDQWERFENFADHMLSSLPAAVELDAFRLHLVSSRDGHRGDMFSDRWVRRGLQRFPATVDISTAHDGTVFWKPHASIVYSYAAAPARRQPDLSSAGLCAAGFTRRLTTLRLVGVNLVPGFVEGLGRYCPVLEDLHIERCRMDKLHAVASPTLKSLTVIDPRCILAGAELKLAVPCLAYLLLEIPYDGWDCYCVAGAAAPELLSLADASIRLTHTSYNGPPNQRARKKRKLEFLKSMCSFLALIPNVTKLHLSGFPTTALLEEESEEFPMLHNLKALLLEGCDLGVKLQALTSILWNTPDLEKLQLDKCTLLAPPFKKSKRKQSSKKRSSTTPVFWCKKLKSIELKHRLEDEPHMSKILSEISEGMLPAQWMHIKKSMAVV; encoded by the exons ATGGACTCCGTCAAGCGCCGCCGCGTTGACGCTGTCGACCGGCTTGGTGACCTACCGGACTGCCTCCTGCACTGTATAATATCGTTGCTCGGGTCACGGCAGGCCAGGCAGACGAGCGTGCTGTCCCGGCGGTGGAGGCACCTTTGGCGCGAGGTGCGCTGCGCCGTGATCGACGAGAGGGAGTTCGCCGACGACCAGTGGGAGCGCTTCGAGAACTTCGCCGACCACATGCTGTCGTCGCtcccggcggcggtggagctcgacGCCTTCCGCCTGCACCTGGTCAGCAGCAGGGACGGTCACCGCGGCGACATGTTCTCCGACAGGTGGGTCCGCCGCGGCCTCCAACGCTTCCCGGCCACCGTCGACATCAGCACCGCTCACGACGGCACCGTATTCTGGAAGCCGCACGCGTCGATCGTGTACTCTTATGCCGCTGCCCCCGCTCGCCGGCAGCCGGACTTGTCGTCCGCAGGCTTATGTGCCGCCGGCTTTACCAGGCGCCTGACGACGCTACGTCTCGTCGGAGTCAACCTGGTACCTGGTTTTGTGGAAGGCCTCGGCAGGTACTGCCCGGTCCTCGAGGACCTCCACATCGAGAGGTGCAGGATGGATAAGCTCCACGCCGTCGCGTCCCCGACGCTCAAGAGCCTCACAGTCATCGATCCCCGTTGCATCCTCGCTGGGGCCGAGCTCAAGCTCGCGGTTCCCTGCCTTGCCTACCTGCTCCTCGAGATTCCGTACGACGGGTGGGACTGCTACTGTGTCGCCGGAGCGGCCGCACCAGAGCTACTGTCGCTCGCCGATGCTTCGATCCGGCTCACGCACACGAGTTACAACGGGCCGCCGAACCAGAGAGCACGAAAGAAACGTAAACTCGAGTTCCTCAAGTCCATGTGCAGCTTCCTGGCCCTCATCCCCAACGTTACCAAGCTACATCTATCAGGCTTCCCCACTACA GCATTGCTTGAAGAGGAATCTGAAGAATTCCCCATGCTCCATAACTTGAAGGCTTTGCTCCTAGAAGGATGTGATCTTGGAGTGAAGCTGCAGGCATTGACAAGCATCCTCTGGAACACACCTGACCTGGAGAAACTTCAACTGGACAAGTGCACG TTGTTAGCTCCTCCGTTCAAGAAGAGTAAGAGGAAACAATCTTCCAAAAAGCGTAGCTCGACAACACCTGTTTTCTGGTGCAAGAAGCTCAAATCGATAGAACTCAAGCACCGGTTGGAAGATGAGCCTCACATGTCTAAGATTTTGTCAGAAATTTCAGAGGGAATGTTGCCAGCACAGTGGATGCACATCAAGAAATCCATGGCTGTTGTGTAG